Sequence from the Nocardioides exalbidus genome:
GCATCTGGCCCGGCGCCCGGGCAGGGCGGGGACTTCGCCGACCGGTTCTCGCTGGAGGACGCGAGCGCGGAGGGCCGCGTGGTGACGCTGGACCTGCGTCCGCGCGAGGGCGAGTACGTGCTCTCGGACCTGACGAGCGGCCCGGTCCTGTTCGCCACCTGCTGACCGGGCCCGACTGGCGCGCGGCGTCAGTCGATGGGCTTGCGCGGGGTGACCCCGAGCAGCACGTCGATCTCCTCTTGGGAGAGGTGCTCCTCGGACTCGCTGGCGGCGATGATCAGGGTCGTGGTCAGCTCCACCTCGCTGAGGAGGTCGCCGTCCTCGAGGGTCACGTCGAACTGGTCGTGCATGTCACCCTCCTCCTGTCCGCCCCGGTCGGATCTTCCGACTCTAGGTGTTGTCGCCAAGTGTGACGCAGAGCCACGTCGGTGTGTATGACCCGAACGTGCTACTAGTCTGCCCCGAAATCGACTTCGACCCCAGCCCTCGGGGGATGGGGTCGAAGCCTTGATCAGATCTGGAACAGGTCCAGAGTCAGCCGATCAGAGCGGGCGGACGTTCTCCGCCTGCGGGCCCTTCGGACCCTGGGTGACGTCGAACTCGACCTTCTGGTTCTCGTCCAGCGACTTGTAGCCGTTGGTCTGGATGGCCGAGTAGTGCACGAAGACGTCGTCGCCGCCGTCCTCCTGCGCGATGAAGCCGAAACCCTTCTCGGCGTTGAACCACTTAACGGTGCCCTGAGC
This genomic interval carries:
- a CDS encoding cold-shock protein, with product MAQGTVKWFNAEKGFGFIAQEDGGDDVFVHYSAIQTNGYKSLDENQKVEFDVTQGPKGPQAENVRPL